One Citricoccus sp. K5 DNA window includes the following coding sequences:
- a CDS encoding ABC transporter permease: MSSLVSPEHLTPASHRADEVAGRRNRGSTPAGRGYGSSSRNGGGPATGRGTRGILGTPAGRAVVGLLLPVVLVVAWWAATAAGLFSPVQLPSPASVVSAGIDLAADGSLWHHIAISVQRVLLGFVMGGVLGLLIGSILGLSTWADALLAPLIGAIRAVPSLAWVPLLILWMGIGEDSKVTLIVIGAFFPIFTNVYAALKHVDPHLVEAGRAFGYHGLRLLRTVQLPAVVPSVFSGLRLALAQAWLFLVAAELIASSMGLGFLLTDSQNNGRTDRLVLAIILLAVIGKITDSILGFVEQKANKRWA; encoded by the coding sequence GTGAGCTCCCTCGTCTCCCCCGAACACCTGACCCCGGCATCGCATAGGGCTGACGAGGTGGCGGGGCGCCGCAACCGGGGCTCGACGCCGGCCGGCCGGGGTTACGGCTCGAGCTCCCGGAACGGCGGTGGTCCCGCCACCGGCCGGGGCACCCGCGGGATCTTGGGCACCCCGGCCGGCCGGGCCGTCGTCGGGCTTCTGCTGCCCGTGGTGCTGGTCGTCGCCTGGTGGGCTGCGACGGCTGCCGGCTTGTTCTCGCCGGTGCAGCTTCCCTCGCCGGCCTCGGTGGTCAGTGCGGGGATCGATCTGGCCGCCGACGGATCCCTGTGGCACCACATCGCCATCTCAGTGCAGCGGGTGCTGCTCGGCTTCGTGATGGGCGGGGTCCTCGGCCTGCTCATCGGCTCCATCCTCGGACTCTCCACCTGGGCCGATGCCCTGCTTGCGCCCCTGATCGGAGCGATTCGCGCGGTGCCGTCGCTGGCGTGGGTGCCTCTGCTGATCCTGTGGATGGGCATCGGTGAGGACTCGAAGGTGACATTGATCGTGATCGGCGCGTTCTTCCCGATCTTCACGAACGTATATGCGGCGCTCAAGCATGTGGACCCGCACCTCGTGGAGGCTGGCCGCGCCTTCGGCTATCACGGCCTGCGCCTGCTGCGGACCGTCCAGTTGCCCGCCGTGGTGCCCTCCGTGTTCTCCGGCCTGCGGCTGGCGCTCGCCCAGGCGTGGCTGTTCCTGGTGGCCGCGGAACTCATCGCCTCCTCCATGGGCCTGGGGTTCCTGCTCACCGACTCGCAGAACAATGGCCGTACGGATCGATTGGTCCTCGCCATCATCCTGCTCGCCGTGATCGGCAAGATCACCGACTCGATCCTCGGTTTCGTGGAGCAGAAGGCCAATAAGCGCTGGGCGTGA
- a CDS encoding aliphatic sulfonate ABC transporter substrate-binding protein has protein sequence MRSRITLSAATLAIAALALTGCVAGEGSGGEAAEAGAGGGAEGGELNIDYATYNPLSLVIKEKGWLEEELSDEGVSVNWIQSAGSNKANEALRAEAIDVGSTAGSAALLNRANGTPIKTISLYSQPEWAALVTSADSDITEVTDLVGKNVAATKGTDPYFFLIQALGEAGVDESDVTVQNLQHADGNAALNNGSVDAWSGLDPIMAGAEAEGAELFYRNVDFNTYGFLNATESFLEESPELAQTVVDVYEQAREWALENPEETASILAEVAGLEQDVATIVIEERSNLDVDPVPGQEQLDVLEVVGPILVETGDVASQENVDKALAELLEPSFAEEATQ, from the coding sequence ATGCGCTCACGAATCACCCTGTCCGCCGCCACCCTCGCCATCGCGGCTCTCGCCCTCACCGGTTGCGTGGCCGGCGAGGGATCTGGTGGTGAGGCCGCCGAAGCCGGTGCCGGCGGTGGTGCCGAGGGTGGCGAGCTGAACATCGACTACGCCACCTACAATCCGCTCTCCCTGGTCATCAAGGAGAAGGGCTGGCTGGAGGAGGAGCTCTCCGACGAAGGCGTCAGCGTCAACTGGATCCAGTCCGCGGGTTCCAACAAGGCCAACGAGGCCCTGCGTGCCGAGGCCATCGACGTGGGCTCAACGGCCGGCTCCGCCGCCCTGCTCAACCGCGCCAACGGCACCCCGATCAAGACCATCAGCCTCTACTCCCAGCCGGAGTGGGCCGCCCTGGTCACCTCCGCCGATTCGGACATCACCGAGGTCACGGACCTGGTCGGCAAGAACGTGGCGGCCACCAAGGGCACCGACCCCTACTTCTTCCTCATCCAGGCCCTCGGCGAGGCCGGCGTGGACGAATCCGACGTCACCGTGCAGAACCTCCAGCATGCCGACGGCAACGCCGCCCTGAACAACGGATCCGTGGACGCCTGGTCCGGGCTGGACCCGATCATGGCCGGGGCCGAGGCCGAGGGTGCCGAGCTGTTCTACCGCAACGTCGACTTCAACACCTACGGCTTCCTCAACGCCACGGAGTCCTTCCTCGAGGAATCCCCCGAGCTGGCTCAAACGGTGGTGGACGTCTACGAGCAGGCCCGTGAGTGGGCCCTCGAGAACCCAGAGGAGACCGCGTCGATCCTCGCCGAGGTGGCCGGCCTCGAGCAAGACGTGGCCACCATCGTCATCGAGGAGCGTTCCAACCTGGACGTGGACCCGGTCCCCGGCCAGGAACAACTGGACGTCCTTGAGGTCGTCGGCCCGATCCTGGTGGAAACCGGTGACGTGGCCAGCCAGGAGAACGTGGACAAGGCCCTCGCCGAACTCCTCGAGCCCTCGTTCGCCGAAGAAGCCACGCAGTGA
- a CDS encoding ABC transporter ATP-binding protein, producing MTALAESLPGSSVLTAPPASTTSLAVEFRDVGRSFPAAAGARTVLRDINLTVEPGEVLAIIGASGCGKSTLLRAVGGLDTGNTGQILVGGSAVRPYDSRTAVGFQEPRLMPWRTIHQNVALGLPPNTGRAEGRESVDRLLELVGLAEHATLRPREVSGGMAQRTSLARALARRPGVLLLDEPFGALDALTRLRMQDLLLDIHAKTATTVLLVTHDVDEALQLADRILLLGQDPAPGAAPGATTRTMVTVPGQRPRDRGSAELARLRSELLAGLGVDAHRH from the coding sequence GTGACTGCCCTTGCCGAGTCCCTGCCCGGTTCCAGCGTCCTGACGGCGCCGCCGGCCTCGACCACCAGCCTGGCGGTGGAGTTCCGCGATGTCGGCCGGTCCTTTCCGGCCGCCGCCGGCGCACGCACCGTCTTGCGAGACATCAACCTCACCGTGGAGCCGGGCGAGGTCCTGGCCATCATCGGTGCCTCCGGCTGCGGCAAGTCCACCCTGTTGCGGGCCGTGGGCGGCCTGGACACCGGCAACACGGGGCAGATCCTGGTCGGCGGGTCCGCCGTCCGGCCCTACGACTCCCGCACCGCAGTCGGGTTCCAGGAGCCCCGCCTCATGCCCTGGCGCACCATCCACCAGAACGTGGCCCTGGGCTTGCCCCCGAACACGGGCCGCGCGGAGGGCCGCGAGAGCGTCGACCGATTGTTGGAACTGGTGGGCCTGGCCGAACACGCCACCCTTCGGCCCCGGGAGGTCTCCGGCGGCATGGCCCAGCGAACCTCGCTGGCTCGTGCCCTGGCCCGGCGTCCTGGCGTCCTGCTATTGGACGAGCCCTTCGGCGCGCTCGATGCTTTGACGCGATTGCGGATGCAGGACCTGTTGCTGGACATCCATGCCAAGACCGCCACCACGGTCCTGCTCGTCACCCATGACGTGGACGAGGCGCTCCAGCTGGCCGACCGGATCCTGCTGCTCGGCCAGGACCCCGCCCCGGGCGCGGCCCCCGGTGCCACCACCCGCACGATGGTCACCGTCCCCGGTCAACGGCCTCGGGATCGGGGTTCGGCCGAACTGGCCCGGCTCCGATCCGAATTGTTGGCCGGACTGGGCGTGGACGCCCACCGCCACTAG
- the map gene encoding type I methionyl aminopeptidase, translating into MIEILTPAELDRARDSGALVAEILQALRSRAAIGTNLLEINEWARVLIIEAGATSCYVDYEPSFGRGPFGHYICTAVNDAVLHGKPHDYTLADGDLLTLDLAVTLRGIAADAAISFIVGDARPAESVTLIETTERALAAGIAAAGPGARIGDLSHAIGSVLSEAGFAVNTEFGGHGIGSTMHQDPHVPNTGRPGRGYVLRPGLLLALEPWAMVDTDRLVTDADGWTLRSATGCRTAHSEHTIAITEDGAEIITVPSPVRD; encoded by the coding sequence ATGATTGAAATCCTGACCCCCGCCGAGCTGGATCGGGCCCGTGACTCCGGCGCCCTCGTCGCCGAGATTCTCCAAGCCCTGAGGAGCAGGGCCGCCATCGGCACGAATCTCCTGGAAATCAACGAATGGGCCCGCGTCCTGATCATCGAGGCCGGGGCAACCTCCTGCTACGTCGACTACGAGCCCTCCTTCGGGCGGGGGCCCTTCGGGCACTACATCTGCACGGCTGTCAACGACGCCGTGCTGCACGGCAAACCACATGACTACACACTGGCCGACGGCGACCTGCTGACCCTCGACCTCGCGGTCACCCTGCGCGGCATCGCCGCCGATGCCGCCATCAGCTTCATCGTCGGCGATGCCCGCCCCGCCGAGAGCGTCACCTTGATCGAGACCACGGAGCGCGCCCTGGCCGCAGGGATCGCCGCGGCCGGGCCCGGAGCACGCATCGGCGACCTCTCCCACGCCATCGGCTCTGTCCTCAGCGAGGCCGGGTTCGCGGTCAACACCGAGTTCGGCGGCCACGGCATCGGCTCCACGATGCACCAGGACCCTCACGTCCCCAACACCGGGCGGCCCGGGCGCGGCTACGTCCTTCGCCCCGGACTGCTCCTCGCCCTGGAGCCGTGGGCCATGGTGGACACCGATCGACTCGTCACGGATGCCGACGGATGGACGCTCCGCAGCGCGACCGGCTGCCGCACGGCGCACAGCGAACACACGATCGCCATCACCGAGGACGGTGCCGAGATCATCACGGTGCCTTCTCCCGTGCGGGATTGA
- a CDS encoding helix-turn-helix transcriptional regulator: MVRLPLSAAEIERGERLGALLRRARAERTMLEVALDAGVSPETLRKIESGRVATPAFPTIAAIAEVLGLSLDAVWAEITLTETLELRRWGQLRPL, encoded by the coding sequence ATGGTGAGGTTGCCGCTGAGTGCTGCAGAAATCGAGCGTGGGGAGCGCCTGGGCGCCCTCCTGCGGCGTGCTCGGGCGGAGCGCACGATGCTCGAGGTCGCGCTCGATGCCGGGGTGTCGCCCGAGACGCTGCGGAAGATCGAATCAGGCCGGGTCGCCACGCCGGCCTTCCCGACCATTGCGGCCATCGCCGAGGTCCTCGGCCTCTCACTCGACGCGGTGTGGGCCGAGATCACCCTCACCGAGACGCTGGAACTCCGGCGATGGGGCCAGCTGCGACCACTCTGA
- a CDS encoding acyl-CoA dehydrogenase family protein, which produces MTSTLPSRYTTLSDRFAPAFAEVAQGELPREAGRHLPFAAFEQLREQGLGALSVPESAGGAGAGQEDAFRLLMDLAAVDANTAHLLRSHLSFVQHVLAQPDRTVQDRWLRRVVEGEVAGSALSEGRDAPLGGLGTTVSQDEAGQLLISGSKYYTTGSIFSTWALATVQLDRSVSRSFRRKVLPRATTSRSATPQGTTPAAGPGGRGGSQRADVALAVVRVRQPRITVKDDWDGFGQRLTGTGTMEFHGAGVEELLALPPADGPVPLHHESTLMALLAGIGRAALRDGVEQTRRRRRSPNTGGGLSPREDDQLLGIIGELSAQQATAEELVRAAGRDLDAALALAGVGMDGGGATAEAMHRAALTAHRAHVMVPKLVLDTCTRIFDTLGASATSTDLQLDRHWRNARTIASHDPAVFMARMVGDWEVNGTQTVPYLQTGVADEV; this is translated from the coding sequence ATGACGAGTACGTTGCCGTCCCGCTACACCACCCTGTCCGACCGCTTCGCCCCGGCCTTCGCCGAGGTGGCGCAGGGGGAACTGCCCCGGGAGGCCGGCCGCCATTTGCCCTTCGCGGCCTTCGAGCAGCTCCGCGAGCAGGGCCTGGGCGCCCTCAGCGTCCCAGAGTCCGCCGGGGGAGCGGGGGCTGGCCAGGAGGACGCCTTCCGGCTGCTGATGGATCTTGCCGCCGTGGACGCCAACACCGCGCACCTGTTGCGCAGCCACCTCAGCTTCGTCCAGCATGTGCTGGCCCAGCCCGACCGCACGGTCCAGGACCGCTGGCTGCGGCGCGTGGTCGAGGGAGAGGTGGCCGGCAGCGCCCTGTCCGAGGGACGCGATGCACCGCTCGGCGGGCTCGGGACCACCGTCTCCCAGGACGAGGCGGGGCAGTTGCTGATCAGCGGCAGCAAGTACTACACGACCGGCAGCATCTTCTCCACGTGGGCCCTGGCCACCGTCCAGCTGGACCGGAGCGTGTCCCGTTCCTTCCGGCGCAAAGTCCTGCCCCGCGCCACCACCTCCCGGAGTGCCACGCCCCAGGGCACGACGCCGGCCGCCGGCCCGGGCGGCCGGGGCGGCTCCCAGCGGGCCGACGTCGCGCTCGCCGTGGTGCGGGTGCGGCAACCGCGGATCACTGTGAAGGACGACTGGGACGGCTTCGGCCAGCGACTCACCGGGACGGGCACCATGGAGTTCCACGGGGCCGGCGTCGAGGAGCTGCTGGCATTGCCGCCCGCCGACGGGCCGGTCCCACTGCACCACGAGTCCACGCTGATGGCGTTGCTGGCGGGCATCGGACGGGCCGCGCTGCGCGACGGCGTGGAGCAGACCCGGCGGCGGAGACGCTCGCCGAACACCGGGGGCGGGCTGAGCCCGCGCGAGGATGATCAGCTGCTGGGGATCATCGGCGAGCTCTCCGCCCAGCAGGCCACTGCCGAGGAGCTCGTGCGCGCCGCCGGGCGGGACCTGGATGCGGCACTGGCCCTCGCCGGCGTCGGGATGGACGGCGGCGGCGCCACGGCCGAGGCGATGCACCGCGCCGCCCTGACGGCGCACCGGGCACACGTGATGGTGCCGAAGCTGGTGCTGGACACCTGCACGCGGATCTTCGACACGCTCGGCGCCTCTGCCACCAGCACGGACCTGCAGCTGGACCGGCACTGGCGCAATGCCCGGACCATCGCCAGCCACGATCCGGCCGTGTTCATGGCCCGGATGGTGGGCGATTGGGAGGTCAACGGCACCCAGACGGTGCCCTACCTCCAGACCGGGGTCGCCGACGAGGTCTGA
- the sigK gene encoding ECF RNA polymerase sigma factor SigK, translating into MTSTAGTGPGRSAARERDAHLVGLLQRSATGDQEAFAAFYDAVAPSAYGLARKIVRDADLAADVTQEALVDVWRSAERFNPDRGSVVGWVCSITHRRAVDLIRSTQSGRDREERAGVSGFERDRDDVAEAVESAEDRERVTKCLGTLTGLEYEAVTQAYYGGLTYRQVAERLGAKLATVKSRMRSALQRLQDCLGVGA; encoded by the coding sequence ATGACGAGCACTGCAGGCACCGGACCCGGCCGCAGTGCTGCGCGCGAGCGGGACGCCCACCTGGTGGGCCTGCTCCAGCGCAGTGCCACCGGAGACCAGGAGGCCTTCGCCGCCTTCTATGACGCCGTGGCCCCCTCGGCCTACGGCCTGGCACGGAAGATCGTGCGTGACGCCGACCTCGCGGCCGACGTCACCCAGGAGGCCCTCGTGGATGTGTGGCGCTCCGCCGAGCGCTTCAACCCTGACCGCGGATCCGTGGTCGGCTGGGTCTGCTCGATCACCCACCGCCGGGCCGTCGATCTGATCCGTTCCACCCAATCCGGCCGGGACCGGGAGGAACGGGCCGGTGTCTCCGGGTTCGAGCGGGACCGGGATGACGTCGCCGAGGCCGTGGAATCGGCGGAGGACCGGGAGCGCGTGACGAAATGCCTCGGCACGCTGACCGGCCTGGAATATGAGGCCGTGACACAGGCCTACTACGGCGGACTGACCTACCGGCAGGTCGCTGAACGACTCGGTGCCAAACTGGCCACCGTGAAATCCCGGATGCGCAGTGCGCTCCAACGACTACAGGACTGTTTGGGGGTGGGAGCATGA
- a CDS encoding anti-sigma factor domain-containing protein, with protein MTNGNEHEIKNEFDAELLAAWALDAVDEDERRAIEQRLGSDPELRARADALSSTVSRLAVSTPAEPPADLRDRVLSAVAVTGSAARPAADSDASPLTGHGADSRPGTERAGVADLDGHRARRRPTARRWWVGAVSAAAAAAVAVAVVVSQPWAPTGGVTEGDQLTAIEQILQVDGAERLESPVTGGGEVEVARAPSGETVLAARGLPVPAEGRAYQMWTIQGEAAPESAGLLEVQDGLALVRMQDVPADAALAVTVEPAGGSEAPTTDPIVVLASS; from the coding sequence ATGACGAACGGAAACGAGCACGAGATCAAGAACGAGTTCGACGCGGAGTTGCTCGCCGCCTGGGCCCTGGACGCCGTGGACGAGGACGAGCGCCGTGCCATCGAGCAGCGGCTCGGCTCAGACCCCGAGCTCCGGGCCCGGGCTGATGCCCTCAGCAGCACCGTCTCCCGCCTGGCGGTGAGCACACCGGCCGAGCCTCCCGCCGACCTGCGGGACCGTGTCCTCTCAGCCGTCGCCGTGACCGGCTCGGCCGCCCGGCCTGCCGCGGATAGCGACGCCTCGCCCCTGACGGGGCACGGTGCGGACAGCCGCCCCGGCACCGAGCGAGCCGGCGTCGCCGATCTGGACGGCCACCGTGCCCGACGCCGGCCGACCGCGCGCCGCTGGTGGGTGGGGGCGGTTTCGGCCGCCGCGGCCGCCGCCGTCGCTGTGGCCGTGGTGGTGAGCCAGCCGTGGGCACCCACGGGTGGCGTGACCGAGGGCGATCAGCTCACGGCGATCGAGCAGATCCTGCAGGTCGACGGTGCCGAACGGCTGGAGTCCCCGGTGACCGGCGGCGGTGAGGTCGAGGTGGCCCGCGCTCCGTCCGGCGAGACCGTGCTGGCGGCGCGAGGCCTGCCGGTCCCCGCTGAGGGCCGCGCCTACCAGATGTGGACCATCCAGGGTGAGGCGGCCCCCGAGTCGGCCGGGCTGCTGGAAGTCCAGGACGGCCTCGCCCTCGTGCGGATGCAGGATGTCCCGGCGGATGCGGCGCTCGCCGTCACCGTGGAGCCGGCCGGAGGGTCCGAGGCGCCGACCACGGATCCGATCGTGGTCCTCGCCTCGAGCTGA
- a CDS encoding LLM class flavin-dependent oxidoreductase, which produces MPTTPAGKREILFNAFDMNCVAHQSPGLWRHPEDHARDYNTLGYWTGLAQTLEKGLFDGLFIADVLGPYDVYGASDEATLKAGTQVPVNDPMLVVPPMAAVTKNLTFGVTAGTAYEHPYPFARRLATLDHLTEGRVGWNVVTGYLPSAAINMGQEDQMEHDERYNHADEYLDVVYKLLEGSWEDDAVQYNKETGVFVDPSKVHRIEHEGKYFKTPGIAFTEPSPQRTPVVYQAGASTRGRAFAGKHAEAVFINSPTDDLIKGTTAKIRQALVESGRDPYDVRVMSMQTVVTGATDEEAQAKYQDLLQYIDVEGGLVLMSGWMGINLADFELDEPIGDVKSNAIQSAVETFKKASGDDSIEWTVRKLAEWCGVGGFGPVIIGSGATVARELARIQDETDVDGFNLAYHITPGTFEDVVEYVVPELQQLGRYKTEYTEGTMRHKLFGQGDHLPQNHYGSSFALRNRAAV; this is translated from the coding sequence GTGCCCACCACCCCCGCCGGGAAGCGGGAGATCCTCTTCAACGCCTTCGACATGAACTGTGTGGCCCACCAGTCTCCGGGCCTGTGGCGCCACCCGGAGGACCACGCCCGCGACTACAACACGCTGGGCTACTGGACCGGGCTGGCCCAGACCCTGGAGAAGGGCCTCTTCGACGGCCTGTTCATCGCCGATGTGCTGGGCCCCTACGACGTCTACGGGGCCTCCGACGAGGCCACGCTCAAGGCCGGCACCCAGGTCCCGGTCAACGACCCGATGCTCGTGGTCCCGCCGATGGCCGCCGTCACCAAGAACCTGACCTTCGGGGTCACCGCCGGCACCGCGTACGAGCACCCGTACCCCTTCGCCCGCCGCCTGGCCACCCTGGACCACCTGACCGAGGGCCGCGTGGGCTGGAACGTCGTGACCGGATACCTGCCCTCCGCCGCCATCAACATGGGCCAGGAAGACCAGATGGAGCACGACGAACGGTACAACCACGCCGACGAGTACCTGGACGTGGTCTACAAGCTGCTCGAGGGCTCGTGGGAAGACGACGCCGTGCAGTACAACAAGGAGACCGGCGTCTTCGTCGACCCGTCCAAGGTGCACCGGATCGAGCACGAGGGCAAGTACTTCAAGACCCCGGGCATCGCCTTCACCGAGCCCAGCCCGCAGCGCACCCCGGTGGTCTACCAGGCCGGCGCCTCCACCCGCGGGCGGGCCTTCGCCGGCAAGCATGCCGAGGCTGTGTTCATCAACTCACCCACGGATGACCTGATCAAGGGCACCACCGCGAAGATCCGCCAGGCGTTGGTCGAGTCCGGCCGTGATCCCTACGACGTCCGCGTGATGTCCATGCAGACCGTCGTCACCGGCGCCACCGATGAGGAGGCCCAGGCCAAGTACCAGGACCTGCTGCAGTACATCGACGTGGAGGGCGGCCTCGTGCTGATGTCCGGCTGGATGGGCATCAACCTGGCCGACTTCGAGCTGGACGAGCCGATCGGGGACGTGAAGTCTAACGCCATCCAGTCCGCCGTGGAGACCTTCAAGAAGGCCTCCGGCGACGACTCGATCGAGTGGACCGTGCGTAAGCTCGCCGAGTGGTGCGGCGTGGGCGGCTTCGGCCCGGTCATCATCGGCTCCGGTGCGACCGTGGCCCGGGAACTGGCCCGGATCCAGGACGAGACGGACGTGGACGGCTTCAACCTCGCCTACCACATCACCCCCGGCACCTTCGAGGACGTCGTCGAGTACGTGGTCCCGGAGCTGCAGCAGCTCGGCCGCTACAAGACCGAGTACACCGAGGGCACCATGCGCCACAAGCTCTTCGGCCAGGGCGACCACCTGCCGCAGAACCACTACGGTTCATCCTTCGCCCTGCGGAACCGCGCCGCCGTCTGA
- a CDS encoding winged helix DNA-binding domain-containing protein, with the protein MLILSSEQVARMRLISQGLIDPLPTAAEAARWLTCTQGQDYPGSTVSLALRSSSRSTAAVREAYDAGTIVRSWPMRGTLFAVAAEDLNWILDLTAGQTLKASERRRRELGLDSGVLERAETVALRALAGPGLTRSRLLAQFAQEGLPVDEGRGYHLIFFLALRGVLCFGPTEGREQRIVLATEWIGSARASGVAPGRLPGRERDREDGVRELLLRYLRSHGPATVEDFCWWSKIGKTPARAALADLQPDLLSADVDGREHWMVPDLPDRHAERARTTAAPILLPGFDEIVLGYQDRSAVLTRDEEALVVPGRNGVFKGTVLHRGHAVGTWKRPTRRGQPVEVTAFGELPGPVARAVPRLSAALPV; encoded by the coding sequence ATGCTGATTCTCAGCTCCGAACAGGTGGCACGGATGCGGTTGATCTCCCAGGGGCTGATCGATCCGCTGCCCACGGCCGCCGAGGCGGCGCGATGGCTGACGTGCACCCAGGGCCAGGACTACCCGGGGTCCACCGTGTCCCTGGCCCTGCGCAGCTCGAGCCGGTCCACCGCAGCGGTCCGCGAGGCCTACGATGCGGGAACCATCGTCCGGTCCTGGCCGATGCGCGGCACCCTGTTCGCCGTGGCGGCCGAGGACCTCAACTGGATCCTGGACCTCACTGCGGGCCAGACGTTGAAGGCGAGCGAACGGCGCCGCCGAGAGCTCGGCCTGGACTCGGGCGTACTCGAACGGGCCGAGACGGTCGCACTCCGAGCGCTGGCCGGCCCGGGACTGACCCGTTCCCGGCTGCTGGCCCAGTTCGCCCAGGAGGGACTGCCCGTGGACGAGGGCCGCGGGTACCACCTGATCTTCTTCCTCGCACTGCGCGGCGTGTTGTGCTTCGGCCCCACCGAGGGGCGGGAACAACGCATCGTGCTGGCCACCGAGTGGATCGGCTCTGCACGGGCATCGGGAGTCGCGCCAGGTCGGCTGCCCGGTCGGGAACGAGACCGCGAGGACGGAGTCCGCGAACTGCTGCTGCGCTACCTGCGCTCCCACGGCCCGGCCACGGTGGAGGACTTCTGCTGGTGGTCCAAGATCGGCAAGACCCCGGCGCGCGCGGCACTGGCGGACCTTCAACCGGACCTGCTGTCCGCGGACGTGGACGGGCGGGAGCACTGGATGGTCCCGGACCTGCCGGACCGGCACGCAGAGCGGGCCCGAACCACCGCTGCACCGATCCTGCTGCCCGGGTTCGACGAGATCGTCCTCGGCTACCAGGACCGTTCCGCGGTGCTGACGAGGGACGAGGAGGCGCTCGTGGTCCCCGGACGCAATGGGGTGTTCAAGGGCACGGTGCTGCATCGCGGCCACGCAGTGGGGACCTGGAAGAGGCCCACGCGGCGTGGCCAGCCGGTCGAGGTCACGGCGTTCGGAGAGCTGCCCGGCCCGGTGGCCAGGGCGGTCCCCCGTCTCAGCGCCGCGCTACCGGTCTGA
- a CDS encoding NADP-dependent malic enzyme, protein MAAPSPGYSISLRVETPVSFTATSDIATAVAGTGAAVTGLDVIESHHRFMTVAVGCDTVDAAHAERVREAVDALEGITVHEVTDQTFQLHEGGKIETTLRVPLRTRDDLSRAYTPGVARVCKAIAEDKELARLYTIKKNTVAVVTDGTAVLGLGDIGPEAAMPVMEGKAALFKQFAGVDAWPVALDTKDTEEIISIVKAIAPAYGGINLEDISAPRCFEIEARLREELDIPVFHDDQHGTAIVVQAALTNALKLTGKKIEDVSIAVAGVGAAGTAIIKLLKASGARHIVAAGRAGIIERGSQHADANRQWLADNTNEEGFSGSLKEAVIGRDVFIGVSAPNLLDEADVAAMNENSIVFAMSNPDPEVHPAIASKHAAIVATGRSDFPNQINNVLAFPGFFRGLLDAGASDITDEMLVVAAEAIAGTITDEELNPSFIIPSVFDPEVSLRVAAAVAEVATPRG, encoded by the coding sequence ATGGCAGCACCCAGCCCCGGCTATTCCATTTCCCTGCGCGTGGAGACCCCCGTGTCCTTCACCGCGACCTCTGACATCGCCACCGCCGTGGCCGGCACCGGTGCCGCCGTGACCGGCCTGGACGTGATCGAGTCGCACCACCGGTTCATGACCGTGGCCGTCGGCTGTGACACGGTGGACGCGGCCCATGCCGAACGCGTCCGCGAGGCCGTGGACGCCCTCGAGGGCATCACGGTCCATGAGGTCACGGACCAGACCTTCCAGCTGCACGAGGGCGGCAAGATCGAGACCACCCTGCGCGTGCCGCTGCGCACCCGGGACGATCTCTCCCGCGCCTACACCCCGGGGGTGGCCCGCGTCTGCAAGGCCATCGCCGAGGACAAGGAGCTGGCCCGCCTGTACACCATCAAGAAGAACACGGTGGCCGTGGTGACGGACGGGACCGCCGTGCTCGGCCTGGGGGACATCGGCCCCGAGGCCGCCATGCCCGTCATGGAGGGCAAGGCCGCCCTGTTCAAGCAGTTCGCCGGCGTGGATGCCTGGCCGGTGGCCCTGGACACCAAGGACACCGAGGAGATCATCAGCATCGTCAAGGCCATCGCCCCGGCCTATGGCGGCATCAACCTCGAGGACATCTCCGCCCCCCGCTGCTTCGAGATCGAAGCCCGGCTGCGCGAGGAACTGGACATCCCCGTGTTCCATGATGACCAGCACGGCACCGCGATCGTGGTCCAGGCAGCCCTCACCAACGCCCTGAAGCTCACCGGCAAGAAGATCGAGGACGTCTCGATCGCCGTGGCCGGCGTCGGCGCGGCCGGCACCGCCATCATCAAGCTCCTGAAGGCCTCCGGGGCCCGCCACATCGTGGCCGCCGGCCGGGCCGGGATCATCGAGCGCGGCTCCCAGCATGCCGATGCCAACCGCCAGTGGCTCGCGGACAACACGAACGAGGAGGGCTTCTCCGGCTCACTCAAGGAGGCTGTGATCGGTCGCGACGTGTTCATCGGCGTCTCCGCCCCGAACCTGCTGGATGAGGCCGATGTGGCGGCCATGAACGAGAACTCGATCGTGTTCGCCATGTCCAACCCGGACCCGGAGGTGCACCCTGCCATCGCGTCGAAGCACGCCGCGATCGTGGCCACCGGCCGCTCGGACTTCCCGAACCAGATCAACAACGTGCTGGCCTTCCCCGGCTTCTTCCGCGGACTGCTGGACGCCGGGGCCTCGGACATCACTGACGAGATGCTCGTGGTGGCCGCCGAGGCCATCGCCGGGACCATCACGGACGAGGAACTGAACCCGAGCTTCATCATCCCCTCGGTCTTCGACCCGGAGGTCTCCCTTCGGGTGGCCGCGGCCGTGGCCGAGGTCGCCACCCCGCGGGGCTGA